One Deinococcus grandis DNA window includes the following coding sequences:
- a CDS encoding uracil-xanthine permease family protein: protein MTLTPTRPSARQIVLGLQHSIAMFGATVLVPILVGLSPSVALFGAGVATLIFHLLTRGQVPIFLGSSFAFIAPTALVVKEFGPAAAGGGLIAAGAMYLLFSGLVKLLGTDRLLRVFPPVVTGPVIIVIGLGLSSVAVNQAKTNWWLALVTLAAAVIASIYGKGLFRMIPILVGVVTGYVVSLLTGQVTQDGLNAIAAAPLLGLPDFHAPTLDWRAVAIIAPVAVVTFIEHVGDVIVNGRVVGKNFLEKPGLSRTLFADGLANMSSAALGGPAATTYAENTGVLALTRVYDPRVLQIGAVFAVLFGCSPKLAAVLKSLPQGVLGGVSILLFGMIASVGIRTLSEARIDFAHSRNLIIVSLILVLGLGGAAFPISVAGTSLELHGMALAALVGIVANLILPAQTPETDEPGRTLH from the coding sequence GTGACCCTGACCCCCACCCGCCCCAGCGCCCGCCAGATCGTGCTGGGCCTGCAACACTCCATCGCCATGTTCGGCGCGACCGTCCTGGTCCCCATCCTGGTCGGCCTGTCCCCCAGCGTCGCGCTGTTCGGCGCGGGCGTCGCCACGCTGATCTTCCACCTGCTCACGCGCGGTCAGGTCCCGATCTTCCTGGGCAGCTCGTTCGCGTTCATCGCGCCCACCGCGCTGGTCGTCAAGGAATTCGGCCCTGCCGCCGCCGGGGGCGGCCTGATCGCCGCCGGAGCCATGTACCTGCTGTTCAGCGGCCTCGTGAAACTCCTGGGTACGGACAGGCTGCTGCGGGTGTTCCCGCCCGTCGTGACCGGCCCCGTCATCATCGTGATCGGCCTGGGCCTCAGCAGCGTCGCCGTGAACCAGGCCAAGACGAACTGGTGGCTGGCCCTCGTCACGCTGGCTGCCGCCGTCATTGCCAGCATCTACGGGAAGGGCCTGTTCCGCATGATTCCCATCCTGGTCGGCGTCGTCACCGGGTACGTCGTGTCCCTCCTGACCGGGCAGGTGACCCAGGACGGCCTGAACGCCATCGCCGCCGCGCCCCTGCTGGGCCTCCCGGACTTCCACGCGCCCACCCTGGACTGGCGGGCCGTGGCGATCATCGCGCCCGTCGCGGTCGTCACGTTCATCGAACACGTCGGCGACGTCATCGTGAACGGCCGCGTCGTCGGAAAGAACTTCCTCGAGAAACCCGGCCTGAGCCGCACCCTGTTCGCCGACGGGCTGGCGAACATGAGCAGCGCCGCGCTCGGCGGCCCCGCCGCCACCACCTACGCCGAGAACACCGGCGTCCTCGCCCTCACCCGCGTGTACGACCCGCGCGTCCTCCAGATCGGCGCCGTGTTCGCCGTCCTGTTCGGCTGCTCCCCGAAACTCGCCGCGGTGCTCAAGAGCCTCCCGCAGGGCGTGCTGGGCGGCGTGAGCATCCTGCTGTTCGGCATGATCGCCTCGGTCGGCATCCGCACCCTCAGTGAGGCGCGGATCGACTTCGCGCACAGCCGCAACCTCATCATCGTGTCCCTGATCCTCGTGCTGGGCCTCGGCGGCGCCGCGTTCCCCATCAGCGTCGCGGGCACCAGCCTCGAACTGCACGGCATGGCCCTCGCCGCGCTGGTCGGCATCGTCGCGAACCTCATCCTGCCCGCGCAGACACCCGAAACGGACGAACCCGGACGCACCCTGCACTGA
- the uvrB gene encoding excinuclease ABC subunit UvrB: MLKVKSAFQPSGDQPTAIRSLVDGLDSGLRFQTLLGATGTGKSVAWHEPVTVEVAGQVRRLPIGELIDGLFGTPTQDEDSLELPPPDPMRVLAWNAADGAVAWRTVTALTRHGAPERLHRLVTACGREVTVTADHSVWVLRGGHVQLVAGDDVRPGDALPVPRRVPQPDGTVTHLDTLALLDGTPFHVAVPYTPDRDPEWRDLVRGHHARPDGKLHALRRGKRGGGLSVTAARAAVAQGLAVAAEARVSARSVSVAGQLPLTPALALLLGQYVAEGHAAPGCALISVRDADVQAQLTAALDELEAGYFRRADGDFVLSGRVWREVLARLMGERSGEKRLPVNFAAFPDAFLAGVLRAYFEGDGGVDGGAVTAVTNSARLAGELAEALLRFGVWARLREVQKRRPDGTLGTYHRVTVSGAENLRAFQEGVGFLSARKQAALADLLDRAGEGNTNVDVVPGVGGRLLAERERAGLSQRQVAQAAGCTRTMVSAVECGIRAPSAGLFRRLCEALNVTDAAFTGLADVHWSPVETNETMAPETPFVYDFSVDGFETFLTGRGGLFVHNTYSMAKVIEETQRPALIMAPNKILTAQLASEFREFFPDAAVEFFISYYDYYQPEAYVPGKDLFIEKDASINQEIERLRHSTTRSLLTRRDTIVVASVSCIYGLGDPKEYTALNAILKKGGQMPRDELLGRLVNMQYERNDVELMPGRFGVKGEVVTVWPAYDEQPLRVELWGDDVERISVVHPLTGDRLADLDATVIYPAKHYVSSAGNIERAIVTIQQELDERLEYFKSTGKLLEAQRLKERTLYDLEMLKVLGYCSGIENYSRHIDGRAAGHTPYTMLDYFPDDFVTFIDESHVTVPQIGGMANGDRARKQTLVDYGFRLPSAMDNRPLNFDEFMSKTGQLVFVSATPGPYEREHSDSVADQIIRPTGLIDPPVGIRPIQGQIEDLLGRVRERSAKGERTLVTTLTKRMSEDLTEYLLEKGVKARYMHSDIDSVERQVIIRDLRLGHYDVLVGINLLREGLDLPEVSLVAILDADKPGFLRSERALIQTIGRAARNVNGEVILYADSITPAMQFAMDETARRREKQMAYNETHGITPTTVIKGVRDVIRGEEQPGEISSATVGDDRDALSAQLTDLELDMWQASEDLDFERAASLRDQIRAIEAKLQGKEFQQATVPGQKVRRKGRR, translated from the coding sequence ATGCTCAAGGTCAAGTCCGCGTTCCAGCCCTCCGGGGATCAACCCACCGCCATCCGCTCACTGGTCGACGGCCTGGACTCCGGCCTCCGGTTCCAGACCCTGCTCGGGGCGACCGGCACCGGGAAGTCGGTGGCGTGGCACGAGCCCGTCACAGTGGAGGTCGCCGGGCAGGTGCGGCGCCTGCCCATCGGTGAACTGATTGACGGGCTGTTCGGCACGCCCACGCAGGACGAGGATTCGCTGGAGTTGCCGCCGCCCGATCCGATGCGGGTGCTGGCGTGGAACGCGGCGGACGGCGCGGTGGCGTGGCGGACGGTGACAGCCCTGACGCGGCACGGCGCGCCGGAGCGGCTGCACCGGCTGGTCACCGCGTGCGGGCGGGAGGTGACGGTCACGGCGGATCACAGCGTGTGGGTCCTGCGAGGCGGGCACGTTCAGCTGGTCGCGGGGGATGACGTGCGGCCCGGTGACGCGCTGCCGGTGCCTCGGCGGGTGCCGCAACCGGACGGGACGGTCACGCATCTGGACACGCTGGCGCTGCTGGACGGCACGCCCTTCCACGTGGCGGTACCGTACACGCCGGACCGTGACCCGGAGTGGCGTGATCTCGTGCGTGGGCATCATGCCCGCCCGGACGGGAAACTGCACGCCCTGCGCCGTGGGAAGAGGGGCGGTGGCCTGAGCGTCACGGCGGCCCGCGCGGCGGTCGCGCAGGGACTGGCGGTCGCTGCCGAGGCGCGCGTCTCGGCCCGGTCGGTCAGCGTGGCCGGGCAGCTGCCCCTGACGCCCGCACTGGCGCTGCTGCTCGGGCAGTACGTCGCGGAGGGGCACGCCGCGCCGGGCTGCGCGCTGATCTCCGTGCGGGACGCGGACGTACAGGCGCAGCTCACAGCGGCGCTGGACGAACTGGAGGCCGGGTATTTCCGCCGCGCGGACGGTGATTTCGTGCTGTCGGGCCGGGTGTGGCGGGAGGTGCTGGCCCGACTGATGGGCGAGCGTTCCGGCGAGAAGCGTCTGCCGGTGAACTTCGCGGCGTTCCCGGACGCCTTCCTGGCGGGCGTGCTCCGCGCGTACTTCGAGGGGGACGGCGGGGTGGACGGCGGCGCGGTCACGGCCGTGACGAACAGCGCGCGGCTGGCCGGGGAACTGGCCGAGGCGCTGCTGCGTTTCGGGGTGTGGGCGCGTCTGCGCGAGGTGCAGAAGCGCCGCCCGGACGGCACGCTGGGCACGTACCACAGGGTCACGGTGTCCGGCGCCGAGAACCTGCGGGCATTCCAGGAAGGGGTCGGGTTCCTGAGTGCCCGCAAGCAGGCGGCGCTCGCGGACCTGCTGGACCGGGCCGGTGAGGGCAACACGAACGTGGATGTGGTTCCCGGCGTGGGTGGGCGCCTGCTGGCCGAACGGGAGCGGGCTGGGCTGTCGCAGCGGCAGGTGGCGCAGGCCGCAGGTTGCACGCGCACGATGGTCTCGGCGGTCGAGTGCGGCATCCGCGCCCCCAGTGCGGGTCTGTTCCGCCGCCTGTGCGAGGCGCTGAACGTGACCGACGCGGCCTTCACGGGGCTGGCCGATGTTCACTGGTCGCCAGTCGAGACCAACGAGACGATGGCGCCCGAGACGCCCTTCGTGTACGACTTCAGCGTGGACGGTTTCGAGACCTTCCTGACCGGTCGGGGCGGCCTGTTCGTCCACAACACCTACAGCATGGCGAAGGTCATCGAGGAAACCCAGCGACCGGCGTTGATCATGGCGCCGAACAAGATCCTCACGGCGCAACTGGCATCCGAGTTCCGGGAGTTCTTCCCGGACGCGGCGGTGGAGTTCTTCATCAGTTACTACGACTACTACCAGCCCGAGGCGTACGTGCCGGGCAAGGACCTGTTCATCGAGAAGGACGCCAGCATCAACCAGGAGATTGAGCGGCTGCGGCACTCGACGACGCGCAGTCTGTTGACGCGCCGGGACACGATCGTGGTCGCCAGTGTCAGCTGCATCTACGGCCTGGGCGACCCGAAGGAGTACACGGCGCTGAACGCCATCCTGAAGAAGGGCGGGCAGATGCCGCGCGACGAGCTGCTGGGGCGGCTGGTGAACATGCAGTACGAGCGGAACGACGTGGAACTCATGCCGGGCCGCTTCGGGGTGAAGGGCGAGGTGGTGACGGTGTGGCCCGCCTACGACGAGCAGCCCCTGCGGGTGGAACTGTGGGGCGACGACGTGGAACGCATCAGCGTGGTGCATCCGCTGACCGGGGACCGGCTGGCGGATCTGGACGCGACCGTCATCTACCCCGCCAAGCATTACGTGAGCAGTGCGGGGAACATCGAGCGGGCCATCGTGACCATCCAGCAGGAACTGGACGAGCGGCTGGAGTACTTCAAGTCCACCGGGAAGCTGCTGGAGGCGCAGCGCCTGAAGGAACGCACCCTCTACGACCTGGAGATGCTCAAGGTCCTGGGGTACTGCTCGGGCATCGAGAACTACTCGCGGCACATCGACGGGCGCGCGGCGGGGCACACGCCGTACACCATGCTGGATTACTTCCCGGATGACTTCGTGACGTTCATCGACGAGTCGCACGTGACGGTCCCGCAGATCGGTGGGATGGCGAACGGCGACCGGGCCAGGAAGCAGACGCTGGTGGACTACGGCTTCCGCCTGCCGTCGGCGATGGACAACCGCCCGCTGAACTTCGACGAGTTCATGAGCAAGACCGGGCAGCTGGTGTTCGTGTCCGCCACGCCCGGCCCGTACGAACGCGAGCACAGTGACAGCGTGGCCGATCAGATCATCCGCCCGACCGGCCTGATCGACCCGCCGGTGGGCATCCGGCCCATCCAGGGTCAGATCGAGGACCTGCTGGGCCGCGTCCGCGAACGCAGCGCGAAGGGCGAACGCACCCTGGTCACGACCCTCACGAAGCGGATGTCCGAGGACCTCACCGAGTACCTGCTGGAGAAGGGCGTGAAGGCGCGCTACATGCACAGCGACATCGACAGCGTCGAGCGTCAGGTGATCATCCGCGACCTGCGCCTGGGACACTACGACGTGCTGGTCGGCATCAACCTGCTGCGCGAGGGTCTCGACCTGCCGGAGGTCTCGCTGGTCGCCATCCTCGACGCGGACAAGCCCGGCTTCCTGCGCAGTGAACGCGCCCTGATCCAGACCATCGGCCGCGCCGCCCGCAACGTGAACGGCGAGGTCATCCTGTACGCCGACTCCATCACGCCCGCCATGCAGTTCGCCATGGACGAGACCGCCCGCCGCCGCGAGAAACAGATGGCGTACAACGAGACCCACGGCATCACCCCCACCACCGTCATCAAGGGTGTGCGCGACGTCATCCGCGGCGAGGAGCAGCCGGGCGAGATCAGCTCCGCCACCGTCGGCGACGACCGCGACGCTCTGTCCGCGCAGCTCACGGACCTGGAACTCGACATGTGGCAGGCCTCCGAGGACCTCGACTTCGAACGCGCCGCTAGCCTACGCGACCAGATCCGCGCCATCGAGGCGAAACTCCAGGGCAAGGAGTTCCAGCAGGCCACCGTCCCTGGGCAGAAGGTCCGCCGCAAGGGCAGACGCTGA
- a CDS encoding YraN family protein: MKGAQAEDRAAAFLSGLGREVLARNYRIPGGEIDVISREPGGTLVFTEVRQRRSARFGSAAESVTPRKLALMQRAALTYLTRELGRDDLPCRLEVLTIDGSAGDGTLSLHAVE; this comes from the coding sequence GTGAAGGGCGCGCAGGCCGAGGACCGCGCCGCCGCGTTCCTGAGCGGGCTGGGCCGCGAGGTGCTGGCCCGCAACTACCGCATTCCCGGCGGGGAGATCGACGTGATCTCGCGCGAGCCGGGCGGGACGCTGGTGTTCACCGAGGTCCGCCAGCGCCGCTCGGCGCGTTTCGGCAGCGCGGCGGAGTCCGTCACGCCGCGCAAGCTGGCGCTGATGCAGCGCGCCGCGCTGACCTACCTGACGCGCGAACTGGGCCGCGACGACCTCCCGTGCCGCCTGGAGGTGCTGACCATCGACGGCAGCGCCGGGGACGGCACGCTGAGCCTGCACGCGGTTGAGTGA
- a CDS encoding LysR substrate-binding domain-containing protein, protein MSVELRHLRHFVALAEEEHFGRAAERVFVVQQALSNSIRNLEEEVGVPLVLRTTRRVQLTPAGQEFLIGARETLALAGQTVERARRAARGEVGRLSVGFVSGLAFGGLPEIVRRFRELYPNVSVDLRELTAQEQEAALRGGQVGIGLMLLPVRDPTLDSRALWRQPLVAALPAAHPLARKRRLKISDLRAEPFVFFPRQIRATYFDQVMRWCSTAGFTPHVVQEAIEVPTLLSLVAAGVGVFLPIEFFSRLSLPGVAYRPIEDAPTVDIVAVWRRGDGKNPVIRAFLTVAEEVLREGSGK, encoded by the coding sequence ATGTCGGTCGAACTGCGTCACCTGCGGCACTTCGTGGCCCTCGCCGAGGAGGAACACTTCGGGCGGGCCGCCGAACGCGTGTTCGTCGTGCAGCAGGCTCTGAGCAACTCCATCCGCAACCTGGAGGAGGAGGTCGGGGTGCCCCTGGTGCTGCGCACCACCCGCCGCGTGCAACTGACCCCCGCCGGGCAGGAATTCCTGATCGGCGCGCGCGAGACGCTCGCCCTGGCCGGACAGACCGTCGAACGCGCCCGCCGCGCCGCCCGCGGAGAGGTGGGCCGCCTGAGCGTCGGCTTCGTCAGCGGCCTGGCGTTCGGGGGCCTGCCGGAGATCGTACGGCGCTTCCGGGAGCTGTACCCGAACGTCAGCGTGGACCTGCGCGAACTCACCGCGCAGGAACAGGAAGCCGCGCTGCGCGGCGGGCAGGTCGGCATCGGCCTGATGCTGCTGCCCGTCCGCGACCCCACCCTCGACTCCCGCGCCCTCTGGCGCCAACCCCTGGTCGCCGCGCTGCCCGCCGCGCACCCCCTCGCCCGCAAACGCCGGTTGAAGATCAGCGACCTGCGCGCCGAACCGTTCGTGTTCTTCCCCCGCCAGATCCGCGCCACGTACTTCGATCAGGTCATGCGCTGGTGCTCCACAGCCGGATTCACCCCCCACGTCGTCCAGGAAGCCATCGAGGTCCCCACCCTCCTCTCCCTGGTCGCGGCGGGCGTCGGCGTGTTCCTCCCCATCGAATTCTTCAGCCGCCTGTCCCTGCCCGGCGTCGCCTACCGCCCCATCGAGGACGCCCCCACCGTGGACATCGTCGCCGTGTGGCGACGCGGCGACGGCAAGAACCCCGTCATCCGCGCGTTCCTGACCGTCGCGGAGGAAGTGCTGCGGGAGGGAAGTGGGAAGTAG
- the folB gene encoding dihydroneopterin aldolase yields MTTPTPPHSRVVLQGLEFHARHGVFDTEAVLGARFIVDAELHYPFAGLTDDLNEAVNYAEVYAAIQQEVTVPRHQLIEVLADRIARRVLRDQPRVTHVTVRVHKPFAPLPGVFRDVYAELTLRREDL; encoded by the coding sequence ATGACGACCCCCACCCCCCCGCACAGCCGCGTCGTGCTGCAGGGCCTGGAATTCCACGCCCGGCACGGCGTGTTCGACACCGAGGCCGTCCTGGGCGCCCGCTTCATCGTGGACGCCGAACTGCACTACCCCTTCGCCGGACTGACCGACGACCTGAACGAGGCCGTGAACTACGCCGAGGTGTACGCCGCCATCCAGCAGGAAGTCACCGTGCCCCGCCATCAGCTGATCGAGGTGCTCGCCGACCGGATCGCGCGGCGCGTCCTGCGCGACCAGCCCAGGGTGACGCACGTCACCGTGCGCGTCCACAAGCCCTTCGCGCCGCTGCCCGGCGTGTTCCGCGACGTGTACGCCGAACTGACCCTGCGCCGCGAGGACCTGTGA
- the folK gene encoding 2-amino-4-hydroxy-6-hydroxymethyldihydropteridine diphosphokinase, translating into MTTPQTAAFIALGANLGDPLTTLRRAVTELRTLGTVKALSRLYRTAPVGGPAGQPEYLNAALCLHTPLSAHALLAGLHDIEARAGRTRTERWEARTLDLDLILHGTLISDNPALHLPHPRAWDRAFVLAPLSDLHPHLPHPVTGETVSAALARADRRGVEAHIDDWFNDWH; encoded by the coding sequence GTGACCACCCCGCAGACCGCCGCGTTCATCGCGCTGGGCGCCAACCTGGGCGACCCCTTGACCACTCTGCGCCGGGCCGTGACCGAATTGCGCACCCTGGGCACCGTGAAGGCCCTGTCGCGGCTGTACCGTACCGCGCCCGTCGGCGGGCCCGCCGGGCAGCCCGAGTACCTGAACGCCGCCCTCTGTCTGCACACCCCCCTGAGCGCCCACGCCCTCCTGGCGGGCCTGCACGACATCGAGGCCCGCGCCGGACGCACCCGCACCGAACGCTGGGAGGCCCGCACCCTGGACCTCGACCTGATCCTGCACGGCACCCTGATCAGCGACAACCCCGCCCTGCACCTGCCGCACCCGCGCGCCTGGGACCGCGCGTTCGTGCTGGCCCCCCTGAGCGACCTGCACCCGCACCTGCCGCACCCCGTGACGGGCGAGACCGTCAGTGCCGCGCTGGCCCGCGCCGACCGCCGGGGCGTGGAAGCCCACATCGACGACTGGTTCAACGACTGGCACTGA
- a CDS encoding HAD family hydrolase — MSDWPWRPAGVLFDMDGVLTANNAFHRQAWQEVALEVLGLTLSEEDLDHKVDGGRNPEIIERLTGTYPDEALAARFHDAKEGRYRSLAAGALREVAGLSAHLDALDARGIPFALVTSADAVNVAFGMEQLGFGPRFVTRVLGEDVTRGKPHPEPFLLGAQRLGLNAADCLAHEDAVNGVRSAAGAGCRIVALTTTAPESALLAAGAALAAADFTSWPDWLA; from the coding sequence GTGAGCGACTGGCCGTGGCGGCCCGCCGGGGTGCTGTTCGACATGGACGGCGTCCTGACCGCGAACAACGCCTTTCACCGGCAGGCGTGGCAGGAGGTGGCGCTGGAGGTGCTGGGCCTGACCCTCTCGGAAGAGGACCTGGATCACAAGGTGGACGGGGGCCGCAACCCGGAGATCATTGAGCGCCTGACCGGCACCTACCCGGACGAGGCGCTGGCCGCCCGCTTTCACGACGCGAAGGAGGGCCGCTACCGGTCACTGGCGGCGGGAGCGCTGCGCGAGGTGGCGGGCCTGAGTGCCCACCTGGACGCCCTGGACGCGCGGGGGATTCCGTTCGCGCTGGTCACGAGTGCCGACGCGGTGAACGTGGCGTTCGGCATGGAGCAGCTGGGTTTCGGGCCGCGCTTCGTGACGCGGGTACTGGGCGAGGACGTCACGCGCGGCAAACCTCACCCGGAGCCGTTCCTGCTGGGCGCGCAGCGGCTGGGCCTGAATGCCGCCGACTGCCTCGCGCACGAGGACGCCGTGAACGGCGTGCGCAGCGCGGCCGGGGCGGGCTGCCGGATTGTGGCCCTGACGACCACCGCGCCGGAGTCGGCGCTGCTGGCGGCGGGGGCGGCGCTGGCCGCGGCGGACTTCACGTCCTGGCCCGACTGGCTGGCGTGA
- a CDS encoding putative dsRNA-binding protein, with protein sequence MNAKGDLIARALSLGLGAPEFEVSSDGPPHQRTFHVTVRIGGEPLGEGGSGRSRKDAERAAADSALRVLDGEPMADTEEVLDEAPTGRWPIYAGVLEAALETAAEFADEDASLDDVRRDAGRLYRELLLDLGHGPDPL encoded by the coding sequence ATGAACGCGAAAGGTGACCTGATCGCGCGCGCCCTGAGCCTGGGCCTGGGCGCGCCGGAATTCGAGGTGTCGTCCGACGGTCCGCCCCACCAGCGGACGTTCCACGTGACGGTGCGGATCGGCGGCGAGCCGCTGGGCGAGGGCGGATCGGGCCGCAGCCGCAAGGACGCCGAGCGGGCGGCGGCGGATTCGGCGCTGCGCGTGCTGGACGGCGAGCCGATGGCGGACACCGAGGAGGTGCTCGACGAGGCCCCCACCGGGCGCTGGCCGATCTACGCGGGGGTGCTGGAGGCCGCGCTGGAGACGGCCGCGGAGTTCGCGGACGAGGACGCCTCGCTGGACGACGTGCGCCGCGACGCGGGCCGCCTGTACCGCGAGCTGCTGCTGGACCTGGGGCACGGGCCGGACCCGCTGTGA
- a CDS encoding TCR/Tet family MFS transporter, producing MRARPAALIFILLTALIDIVGIGLIIPVLPGLVKELAGSEVAGARTIGLLTAAYAVMQFIFAPILGVLSDRFGRRPVLLFALSGMALDYLLLAFAPNLAWLFVGRILAGITGASLTVANAYIADVSPPEDRAKNFGLLGATFGVGFILGPALGGLLGEYGLRVPFMVAAALTGLNVLYGLFVLPESLPESSRARGLRRADLNPLLPLRALGEYPILRSLTLTFVLLGLAGQVIFSTWVLYTEGVLRWTPGQNGVALAFFGLLTAAVQGGLIGPFIARFGERRTIMTGLVSSILEFTVLSVARSGALLYASLVVGALGGLANPALQGLISRQVGETEQGRVQGAITSLNSLVAVVGPVVATSVYAFGVTHDFPGAAFTLGALLSVAGTLVILGVLRGMPDTGKPQQG from the coding sequence ATGCGCGCCCGTCCTGCTGCCCTGATCTTCATTCTGCTGACCGCCCTGATCGACATCGTCGGGATCGGGCTGATCATCCCCGTGCTGCCGGGGCTGGTGAAGGAACTGGCGGGGTCGGAGGTGGCGGGCGCGCGGACGATCGGGCTGCTGACGGCGGCGTACGCGGTGATGCAGTTCATCTTCGCGCCGATCCTGGGGGTGCTGAGTGACCGCTTCGGGCGGCGGCCGGTGCTGCTGTTCGCGCTGAGCGGCATGGCGCTGGATTACCTGCTGCTGGCGTTCGCGCCGAATCTGGCGTGGCTGTTCGTGGGCCGCATCCTGGCGGGGATCACCGGGGCGAGCCTGACGGTCGCGAACGCGTACATCGCGGACGTGTCCCCGCCGGAGGACCGCGCGAAGAACTTCGGGCTGCTGGGCGCTACGTTCGGGGTGGGGTTCATCCTGGGCCCGGCGCTGGGTGGCCTGCTGGGCGAGTACGGACTGCGGGTGCCGTTCATGGTCGCGGCGGCCCTGACGGGCCTGAACGTCCTGTACGGCCTGTTCGTGCTGCCCGAGTCGCTGCCCGAGAGCAGCCGCGCGCGTGGCCTGCGGCGCGCGGACCTGAATCCGCTGCTGCCGCTGCGGGCGCTGGGCGAGTACCCGATCCTGAGGTCCCTGACGCTGACGTTCGTGCTGCTGGGCCTCGCGGGGCAGGTGATCTTCAGCACGTGGGTGCTGTACACCGAGGGCGTGCTCCGCTGGACGCCAGGGCAGAACGGCGTGGCGCTGGCATTCTTCGGGCTGCTGACCGCCGCCGTGCAGGGCGGCCTGATCGGGCCGTTCATCGCGCGCTTCGGCGAGCGGCGCACCATCATGACCGGACTGGTCAGCAGCATCCTGGAATTCACGGTGCTCAGCGTGGCCCGCAGCGGCGCGCTGCTGTACGCCTCACTGGTCGTGGGCGCGCTGGGCGGCCTCGCGAACCCAGCCCTGCAGGGCCTGATCTCCCGTCAGGTGGGCGAGACCGAGCAGGGCCGCGTGCAGGGCGCGATCACCAGCCTGAACAGCCTCGTGGCGGTCGTGGGTCCCGTCGTGGCGACCAGCGTGTACGCGTTCGGCGTCACGCACGACTTCCCCGGTGCGGCCTTCACCCTGGGCGCGCTGCTGTCCGTGGCGGGCACGCTAGTGATCCTGGGTGTCCTGCGCGGCATGCCGGACACGGGAAAGCCGCAGCAGGGGTGA